aatgaaaatataaataagaagTTAAGAACACCGCACCAAGCAGGTATGGtggtcactttacaagtataaatacttgtgcGGTGTGGAAGGTAAGGATCGGGGTtaaagttttcaaaaagaattttcatatacatatacacttaaattaggttagtagaaattttttcttgtattaaaatatatatatatatatatatatatatatatatatatataaaaagaggagGGAGTAATACTCTAGACTACTTAATAAATTTCCTTTAAAACAAGAGTGATACTAGCTGCTTCTTTTCATTGCTTTTTAACTTCTTATGCTAAACGGTGTCGTTGCACCCCTGTCTTAGACTCAATTGCCACGCTTCAGTTGTTGCCaattgttactttttttcaTCACTCTTTCATCCCTCTCCGAGTCAGAGAGCTAGGACCTCGTACTCCCATTCCCCAAACTCATATTTCTATCTCTCAATTTCTACGTCCATTTTAATCCCTACTCTCAAAATGGTCAGACTCTCCTCTCTCAAATCCTCCACCAACAACTTCCTCAGAAAACACAGAAAGTGGCCACACTCACCTTACAAAACCAAATGGCACCAAATCTTCAATCAAAACCAAGCCATGCGAACACTAAAACAAACCGcagcaacaacaataaaaaatgaaccCCCACAACAAGAACAAATCTCAAACAAACAACCCCACCTCCTCTCAACTCTCATACACACCTTCAACACCTACAACTGTGACCCAACCCCAACTGCCTTTAACTACCTCATCAAAACCTTTGCCGAAACCTCTCAACTCCACCACATTCCACACGTGCTCCACCACCTCAAACGTGTCCCAAAATTCCAAACGCCCGAATATGTTTTCATTAACCTCATCAAAATTTACGGCAATGCCAATAAACTTGAAGAggctgtttctttgttttatgaaATACCCAAGTTTAGTTGTGTACCTACAGTGTACTCACTCAATACTTTGCTCTCAGTGCTTTGTAAAAAAAGTGATGGGCTTAAATGGGTTCCTCAGGTTTTGTTAAATAGTCATCGGAAAATGAATATAAGGATTGAAGGGTCAACTTTTAAGATATTGACTAAAGCTCTATGTAGAACTAGGAGGGTTGGATATGCTATTGAGGTTTTGGACTGTATGATAAATGATGGGTATGATTTTGATTCAAAGATTTGTTCTTTGATATTGAGAACTTTGTTTGAACAAGAGGGTTTGAGTGGTTTTGAGGTAATGGGGTTTGTCGAAAGAATGAAAAAGTTGGGTTTTTGTCCTGGGATAATGGATTATTCTAATGTAATAAAGCTTTTGGTGAAGGAAAGGAAGGGTTTTGATGC
The DNA window shown above is from Quercus lobata isolate SW786 chromosome 7, ValleyOak3.0 Primary Assembly, whole genome shotgun sequence and carries:
- the LOC115953567 gene encoding pentatricopeptide repeat-containing protein At2g38420, mitochondrial, whose product is MVRLSSLKSSTNNFLRKHRKWPHSPYKTKWHQIFNQNQAMRTLKQTAATTIKNEPPQQEQISNKQPHLLSTLIHTFNTYNCDPTPTAFNYLIKTFAETSQLHHIPHVLHHLKRVPKFQTPEYVFINLIKIYGNANKLEEAVSLFYEIPKFSCVPTVYSLNTLLSVLCKKSDGLKWVPQVLLNSHRKMNIRIEGSTFKILTKALCRTRRVGYAIEVLDCMINDGYDFDSKICSLILRTLFEQEGLSGFEVMGFVERMKKLGFCPGIMDYSNVIKLLVKERKGFDAMEVLNQMRINGIKPDIVCYTMVLKGFIVEGDFGKADELFDELLVLGLVPDVYTYNVHIYGLCKQNSVEAGIKMIGSMEELGCKPNVITYNTILDALCKAGELSRMRELVREMGDKGVEFNIRTYRIMLKGLISEGEIMEACVLSEKILDKFFCPQCETFDEVIFGLCQKGLVCKAMELMQKIIGKNIAPGAMAWEALLLSSGSKLCFSETILAGLVNGEPTVNSPS